The following proteins are encoded in a genomic region of Chlamydiota bacterium:
- a CDS encoding XTP/dITP diphosphatase, translating into MLPISQKNELLLATRNLHKIREIEEIFVELPILFLTLKDFPQTPEIIEDGKSFKENALKKALSLAQWSGKTCLADDSGIEVDFLNGAPGIYSARFAGEKASDEENNEKLLRLLREVPLVQRTARYQCVMALATPKGKTHTEQGTCEGLITSGPKGKGGFGYDPVFFYPPFKKTFGETDPVLKDKVSHRYHALEKIKPLLSQWLGF; encoded by the coding sequence ATGCTCCCCATCTCACAGAAAAATGAACTTCTGCTTGCAACTCGAAACCTTCATAAAATCAGAGAAATTGAAGAAATTTTTGTAGAACTTCCGATTTTATTTCTCACCCTTAAAGATTTCCCTCAAACCCCTGAAATCATCGAAGATGGGAAATCCTTTAAAGAAAACGCCTTAAAAAAGGCCCTGTCATTGGCCCAATGGTCTGGAAAAACTTGTTTGGCGGATGATTCTGGAATCGAGGTTGATTTCCTAAATGGGGCACCCGGCATTTACTCAGCAAGATTTGCAGGAGAGAAAGCAAGCGATGAAGAAAATAATGAGAAACTTTTAAGACTTTTACGAGAAGTTCCTCTCGTTCAAAGAACCGCTCGCTATCAATGTGTCATGGCCCTTGCAACTCCTAAAGGGAAAACACATACAGAACAGGGGACTTGTGAAGGGCTTATTACTTCAGGGCCTAAAGGTAAGGGTGGTTTTGGATATGACCCCGTTTTTTTCTACCCCCCCTTTAAAAAAACATTTGGAGAGACTGATCCTGTGCTTAAAGATAAAGTGAGCCACCGCTATCATGCCCTTGAAAAAATAAAGCCACTGCTGTCACAGTGGTTAGGATTTTAG
- the rph gene encoding ribonuclease PH, with protein sequence MSRIDGRKANQLRPIKITPHFVKSATGSILIEMGETRVICAASVQEDVPKWLKGKGQGWITAEYSMLPYASHERKQRESTSGKISGRTQEIQRLIGRSLRGIADMKSLGERTIWIDCDVIQADGGTRTASITGSFIAMIMALHQLKSAGKIKEIPVKDFVAAISVGVFNGTPMIDLCYEEDSKAQVDMNVIMTGKGEFIEIQGTAEHQPFNLSEMNQMIKLAKSGLKKIFEIQKKYIPC encoded by the coding sequence ATGAGCCGCATCGATGGAAGAAAAGCAAACCAGTTAAGGCCCATTAAAATCACTCCCCACTTTGTTAAATCTGCAACGGGGTCGATTTTAATTGAAATGGGCGAAACGCGGGTGATTTGTGCAGCCAGTGTGCAAGAAGATGTTCCGAAATGGCTTAAAGGAAAGGGTCAAGGATGGATTACCGCCGAGTACTCCATGCTCCCTTATGCCTCTCATGAGCGAAAACAAAGAGAAAGCACTTCGGGTAAAATCAGCGGCCGAACTCAAGAAATCCAGCGCTTGATTGGAAGGTCTCTACGGGGCATTGCAGACATGAAGTCACTGGGTGAAAGAACAATTTGGATTGACTGTGATGTCATTCAAGCGGATGGAGGCACTCGGACCGCGTCCATTACAGGAAGTTTTATTGCCATGATAATGGCCCTTCATCAATTAAAATCTGCAGGTAAAATCAAGGAAATTCCTGTTAAAGATTTTGTAGCCGCCATCAGTGTCGGCGTTTTTAATGGAACCCCGATGATTGACCTTTGCTATGAAGAAGACTCCAAGGCTCAAGTGGACATGAATGTGATCATGACCGGGAAAGGTGAATTTATAGAAATTCAAGGAACCGCCGAACATCAGCCCTTCAATCTCAGCGAGATGAATCAAATGATCAAACTGGCCAAGAGCGGACTTAAAAAAATATTTGAAATCCAGAAAAAATATATCCCCTGCTGA